The Weissella confusa DNA window AACCAATTTGTCCTGAAGCGTACAACGTCCCATTCGTCAAAACAGCTTGTGAGTATGGTCCGATAGCACCTGGTGCATCAGTTGTTGCGATAATTTGCTTTGTCATTTTTCTATCCCCTACAAATTTAATATCGTCAGTATACGCGCAAAAATCGACAGTGGAATTAAAAAAGGACCTACCCGAAAAGGTAGATCCTCCAACTGTTATTCAGCCTTAAACTTACGACGCTCTTGTACACGAGAGACGATAACTGAGGCAATAATTGATAGTGTTAACAATCCAACGATAACGGTCAATGACACCACATTTGAGATGTGGAAGTGCCAATCGAACGCCTTCGCTGATTCATTCAAGACCATCTTCACCCCAATAAAGGCCAAGATGACCGCCAATGCGTACTTGATGTAGCGGAACATTGGCAAAATACCAGACAAAGCAAAGTACAATGAACGCAATCCCATAATCGCAAAGATGTTTGACGTCACGACGATAAATGTATCTTGCGTAACGGCCAAAACAGCTGGAATTGAGTCAACGGCAAATAGCAAATCTGATGCTTCAATGAACAACAATGCCAACAAGAATTGCGTTGCGTAACGCTTACCATTTTCCTTAACCAGGAAATGGGGTTCTGCCACATCTTCCTTCAATGGCAAAATCTTACGCAAACTCTTGATGATGAAACTATCATTCAAATCTTGTGCTTCTTCCTTTTCGAAGAGCATCTTCACACCAGTGACAATCAAGAATGTGCCGAAGATGTACATCAACCACGCAAAATGGTGTAGCAAGGCTGCGCCACCAAAAATGAAAATCACACGCATGACTAGAGCACCAAAGACACCCCAGAACAGCAAACGGTGTTGATACTTCAATTCAATACCGAAGAAACCAAATACCAAAATGAAGATAAACAAGTTATCAATACTCAATGACTTTTCAAGCAAATATGCCGTCACGAAATCAAGCGCATGATCACCGCCAGTGAAGAACCAAAGGCCACCCGCAAAAATGAAGGCAAGCCCAATCCAAAAGCCACTCCATAACAATGATTCTTTCATGGTTGGTGCCTCATTGTTTTTGTGGAAGACACCCAAATCAAGTGCCAACATCACCAAAACAAAGGCGAAGAAACCAATCCAATAACCTATACCAACTTCCATGTATTTCTCAACTTTCTTATAAATAGATACGTCTCGGGCCACCAATTTGGTCCGCGATGACTATAACCCTATTCTAACCGAATATTAATCGTAATACTATTACTAACTTTTATTAGGTTCATTTCACGCCGGTAAACAAAAACATCCGCCCTAGGGTAAAGGCGGATGTTTTATAAAAGAAAGAAAGTGGGTCTTTCAGACTTTTTTATAAAGAGAGAAGTAGATAACTTTAGTTTGTGTTTTGGCTAGTGTTCATGTTCTCATTGCTAGCAGTTGAGAATCTAGCCCGACGCTGCTAAAGCATCACAACATTGCGTTGCATAATTATTATGTCATAGCGATAGCAATCACTAGCACACTCTTTTTTCAAAATCGTAAAACTTTTTGAAACTTACAAAATCGACGTCTTATTTAGTTTTGATACACTAATTTCACCTAGGCGTTGTTCGTACTGGTGCCATTGGCGACTCGTTGGTAGCGCCGTCCACTCGAACTTATTTTGCGGTTCCACGTTGGCTTGGAAGTTTGAAATAACCAAGTCAGCATTTTTAGTCGTATTTTCCGTAAAGACAATTTCATAACGCGAAACTGACTTAATCATTTCCTGTAACACGCGGTTAGCGCTAGGATATTGTTGCATGTTAACGTTCACCACGATCGGCTTGAACATCTTATCAAACGCCAAATCGTTCAAGAACGTCACAACCAATTTGTCATACAAGAAATTATCTGAAAGAGTTTTTACACCCATATCTTCGCGGAAAATCTTCATAGCCGCGTTTGTAAATTCATGTACAACCGGATACAACGTTGCGACATCAATCGAACTAAAGCGTTCCGGAATAAACAAATCGTCACTGTCACCAAATGAACGAATAATCGTCGCAAATAAATGACGACGTAAATTTGCTAATTCTTCTTCCTCTAGTTCGGTATTGAAGCACTCAAAATACAAGCTCTCCACTTTGAAAATAAAGTCATTCAAACGCTTCTTCACACGCTTCGTGACATTCATCATCCAATCCGTGTCGATGCGAATGTTGTTCAAATACAAAATATAGAGCAACTGAACACTTTCTTCCTTAGCGTTCGTCACGCTAATGCCTTGGCGTTCAAGCATTGCTTGCCATTCCGTAATCAGCCACTGTGCACGATCATCAAGTTCATCATAATTAACGAGCGTTTCGCGCACTGGCGCACTGTTAATAAAGTGACCGAGTCGGGCACGAACTAATGAAATCGCCAAAAATTGCTGAATGACCAATGAACGAGCATTTGTTAACGCAGCTGAGTTAATACGCAAATCTTTAAAAATAGGTTCACGTGTCACGATGTCACGAACCTTGTCCGTTTGGGCCACCACATCCCAACGCATCATGATATGGAACAACATTGAGCGCAAATACATTTCGTTCCCTTCGAAATGATAATTTGGCGTAATCGTCAAATTATACTTGGCTAAACGTTCATTCAAAGTTTGCTTGATATTACTTACCGTCCCGGCAGAAATCGCGTGTTGCAACGCAAAGTGCTCGTATGACTTCATCGTTTCGTTTAAGACATCAAGTGTAAATTGCCAATACACTGAATTTTTAATGTAGTAGCTAATAATGCCATCTACATTACCCAAATAACGATCATCCAAATAAATTGTTTTTGAATCATCTGAAACAAGCAACGTGTCATCTGTCGTTGACATCACGACTTGAATGTCCGAATTCAATGATCGTGCATTTTCGAGCGCCTTGTACTTTGACCAGTCCAAGGCTCCATCAATTCTGAAACCGGCAAAATCAGTTCATCAGAATTCGCAAGTTCGGTTAACAGCGTCACCTTCTCTTGCTCTTTTTTATCTAACATCCATAAATCAACAACCATACCCCTTATCCTCCACTGGATAATAGTAATTGAAAATTTATTATTTAGAATTTAAGGTTTTTTCAAAAACAAAATAATTTTGCCGTTATTTTTGTCACGAAACCAAAATAGTGGTACAACCACATAGGCCGTACCACTATTGCATACATCATCTTAGAATAAGTCTGTTTTTTCGGTTTTATCCACCATTTTTGATCTTTGCACCTCAATCAGACTTCGTTGTAACTGTGTAATTTGTTTTGTGCTTGGCAAATCTTGCCAATTGAATCGATTGTTCATATTAGCAGTTGGCCCAATGACATCCGAAATGACAATGTCGGCGATCTTTAAATCATCTACAAATTGCACGTTAATCTTTAAGAATCCTGAAATTAGACGTCGCAACATCAATTCAAGATTAGGTCGCGTACGAATATCAATTAAGACATTAACCGGCGGCCAAAATAACGTCAAACTAACATTTGAAAATAACAACATGAAGATTGGCCCATAGAAAAGATTTTTCATCATTTCTAAATCAATTGCCATCGATTGTTGCCATTCAGAAATGATTTCGTCCGTAATTTGTGCCGTCGTTGGCGCCATTAAAATTGCATTATCAATTCTTACCGGATTACCGAGCAATAACTCGTTGTGTTCCTTGTATACTTCGACAAGAATCAACGGTGCCAAAACATCTCGGGGCAGCGCCTCTTTTGTCCCTTCCGGCATAGTTGATTGTATATGCGAATCAAACACCCGCACCATCACCTGCCACAAATCCTTAACATTTTGGACGATTGGTTCTGCTAAATCGGTTTGCCAATCTAGCCGTCCGCCTAGGCCGACCACGTACATCGCGAGATAGAACCCTTGAACCTGTGCCCAGACATCCGCTTCTTCGTCCAAAAGATTAATTTCTTTGAACTTCTGGACTAACTGCGTCAAGATTAGTTGCGTACGTTGTGAAAGTTCTTGCCAAGGTCGCAAAATATAGTTGGTTAAGGTTTCACCACCACGGTGTCCGTGACGTTCTCTGGTAAGCGATACCAACAAATAAACTTTCAAAAAGTGCCACTCTGATGAAGAAAGCTTTCCATCATCTTCAAGAATCAACTTATTCAATAGCGCGTAGCAATCCTGAACTGTAATACTCAACGCATGATTGAATCGCATTTTACGTCCACCATAGAAATGGGCATAAATTTGAATGAATATCAGCCGAACTGACAATTCGGTATCCCCTTCAAGGGTGTTTTGCGGCGTGATGTACACACCATATTTCAAGAGTAGATGCTCCAACTCTTTCTTATGATTACCTACCGTCCCCACAGAGACAGACTTTTCTGCTGCGTAACGTTCATAGTTAATCATTCGCTCATTAAACATATCCACCAGCATCTGCCATTTTAATGACTGTGATAGCAACTCGTACTTCAAGTCATCTAAATTGATATGTCGATACTTAGAGATAACCACCACGCGATTATGATCTGTCAGTTGAATTGCATTCTCGCCCGCTTCATCAACACCGTACAACTTAAGCAAGTGTTGTGCCAACAACTCGACAGTTCGGCGAACTTTATATCCTGACCAATCGAATTCAGTTTCTAACTCTGTCACAAATATTTTGTCACTATTATTTTTGACAATAAATGATGCTAACGCAATTTCATCATTGTCTGCTTTGTCGAGTAACCAATCGACTTCGTAACCCATTAACATTTCTCTCACCCTAACAAGCAACCTCTTCAATCCCACATATCGGAGGCCTGTGTTGCATCCCACAAAAAACAAAGAGGACCTATATAAATAAGTCCTCTTTTAACATTGTACACCACAATTCGAATAATCATACTGAAC harbors:
- a CDS encoding TerC family protein, with protein sequence MEVGIGYWIGFFAFVLVMLALDLGVFHKNNEAPTMKESLLWSGFWIGLAFIFAGGLWFFTGGDHALDFVTAYLLEKSLSIDNLFIFILVFGFFGIELKYQHRLLFWGVFGALVMRVIFIFGGAALLHHFAWLMYIFGTFLIVTGVKMLFEKEEAQDLNDSFIIKSLRKILPLKEDVAEPHFLVKENGKRYATQFLLALLFIEASDLLFAVDSIPAVLAVTQDTFIVVTSNIFAIMGLRSLYFALSGILPMFRYIKYALAVILAFIGVKMVLNESAKAFDWHFHISNVVSLTVIVGLLTLSIIASVIVSRVQERRKFKAE
- a CDS encoding helix-turn-helix domain-containing protein encodes the protein MSTTDDTLLVSDDSKTIYLDDRYLGNVDGIISYYIKNSVYWQFTLDVLNETMKSYEHFALQHAISAGTVSNIKQTLNERLAKYNLTITPNYHFEGNEMYLRSMLFHIMMRWDVVAQTDKVRDIVTREPIFKDLRINSAALTNARSLVIQQFLAISLVRARLGHFINSAPVRETLVNYDELDDRAQWLITEWQAMLERQGISVTNAKEESVQLLYILYLNNIRIDTDWMMNVTKRVKKRLNDFIFKVESLYFECFNTELEEEELANLRRHLFATIIRSFGDSDDLFIPERFSSIDVATLYPVVHEFTNAAMKIFREDMGVKTLSDNFLYDKLVVTFLNDLAFDKMFKPIVVNVNMQQYPSANRVLQEMIKSVSRYEIVFTENTTKNADLVISNFQANVEPQNKFEWTALPTSRQWHQYEQRLGEISVSKLNKTSIL
- a CDS encoding helix-turn-helix domain-containing protein produces the protein MGYEVDWLLDKADNDEIALASFIVKNNSDKIFVTELETEFDWSGYKVRRTVELLAQHLLKLYGVDEAGENAIQLTDHNRVVVISKYRHINLDDLKYELLSQSLKWQMLVDMFNERMINYERYAAEKSVSVGTVGNHKKELEHLLLKYGVYITPQNTLEGDTELSVRLIFIQIYAHFYGGRKMRFNHALSITVQDCYALLNKLILEDDGKLSSSEWHFLKVYLLVSLTRERHGHRGGETLTNYILRPWQELSQRTQLILTQLVQKFKEINLLDEEADVWAQVQGFYLAMYVVGLGGRLDWQTDLAEPIVQNVKDLWQVMVRVFDSHIQSTMPEGTKEALPRDVLAPLILVEVYKEHNELLLGNPVRIDNAILMAPTTAQITDEIISEWQQSMAIDLEMMKNLFYGPIFMLLFSNVSLTLFWPPVNVLIDIRTRPNLELMLRRLISGFLKINVQFVDDLKIADIVISDVIGPTANMNNRFNWQDLPSTKQITQLQRSLIEVQRSKMVDKTEKTDLF